A region of Natribaculum luteum DNA encodes the following proteins:
- a CDS encoding ArsA family ATPase, with product MARFVFFGGKGGVGKTTVSSAYALECVDAGLETLLVSTDPAHSTSDVFDQQFDDEPRPVEGYDGLSLMEIDPEQEVQDHLMDLKRQLGSQLSPAMVNEVDVQLEMAHQTPGAYEAALFDRFVEVMRDADPYDRVVFDTSPTGSTLRLLSLPDLLERWIERLMHKRERSIDLFEKAAIGDMEPRRMMEGDPILARLQERKERFEFAGEVLRDDASFYLVLNPDELSIRETERSVETLAEADLPVAGLVVNRLTPEPDPDEEGRGARFLRQRVQTERERLERIDADFDVPVVATIETRVEEVRGTILDEVAAELEVDVAPADGVAESRS from the coding sequence ATGGCACGATTCGTCTTCTTCGGTGGCAAGGGCGGTGTCGGCAAGACGACCGTCTCGAGCGCGTACGCACTCGAGTGCGTCGACGCCGGTCTCGAGACGCTGCTCGTCTCGACTGACCCCGCCCACAGCACCTCAGACGTGTTCGACCAGCAGTTCGACGACGAACCCCGTCCCGTCGAGGGGTACGACGGCCTCTCGTTGATGGAGATCGACCCGGAACAGGAGGTCCAGGATCACCTGATGGACCTCAAGCGCCAGCTTGGTTCGCAGCTGAGTCCGGCGATGGTCAACGAGGTCGACGTCCAGCTCGAGATGGCCCACCAGACGCCGGGCGCCTACGAGGCTGCGCTGTTCGACCGCTTCGTCGAGGTGATGCGCGACGCCGACCCGTACGACCGGGTCGTCTTCGACACCTCGCCGACGGGGAGTACGCTCCGCCTGCTCTCCCTGCCGGACCTCCTCGAGCGATGGATCGAGCGGCTGATGCACAAACGCGAGCGAAGCATCGACCTCTTCGAGAAGGCCGCGATCGGTGATATGGAACCCCGCCGCATGATGGAGGGCGATCCGATCCTCGCGCGCCTCCAGGAACGCAAGGAACGCTTCGAGTTTGCCGGCGAGGTGCTCCGCGACGACGCCTCGTTTTACCTCGTGTTGAACCCCGACGAACTCTCGATCCGCGAGACCGAGCGATCGGTCGAGACGCTCGCGGAAGCCGACCTCCCCGTCGCGGGACTGGTCGTCAACCGCCTTACGCCCGAACCCGATCCGGACGAGGAGGGCCGTGGCGCACGATTCCTCCGCCAGCGCGTCCAGACCGAACGCGAGCGCCTGGAGCGGATCGACGCCGACTTCGACGTCCCCGTCGTGGCGACGATCGAGACACGCGTCGAGGAGGTTCGCGGAACCATTCTCGACGAGGTCGCCGCCGAACTCGAGGTCGACGTCGCGCCGGCCGACGGCGTCGCCGAGTCGCGATCCTGA
- a CDS encoding CobW family GTP-binding protein — MHDDRVPVTIVSGALGAGKTTLLNHLLENNEGRSIAVLVNDMGEINVDAELLQAGTELDPTGGVAELSNGCICCERQDDLETEVARLASDREFDYLVVEASGISEPAPIARLFTTESRAAALYEVDTTVTVVDGRAFLETVDPEEPLERETAPGAEDRPLSDLLIEQVEFCDVVVLNKCDLLTESECERVEALIGALQPTASIVRTTHSEVDPDELLETGRFDPNQAQDAAGWKQALEHEQDHGEHCEHDHDHDHRNPEDVYGVTSVSYRRERPFHPERFRSFLASVPPNVVRAKGRFWVAGREEPVLVLNVAGPSIRVDVSGRWIASLPEPQRDLYRDNRPTDHWDPEWGDRESRLVFIGTDVAETGLIEALDDCLLTDAEMDDDWSSYENEFPERDGETLVVE, encoded by the coding sequence ATGCACGACGACCGCGTTCCCGTCACCATCGTCAGCGGCGCGCTGGGAGCGGGAAAGACGACGCTTCTCAATCACTTACTCGAGAACAACGAGGGGCGTTCGATCGCAGTGCTCGTCAACGACATGGGCGAAATCAACGTCGACGCCGAGTTGCTCCAGGCGGGGACGGAACTCGATCCCACCGGCGGCGTCGCCGAACTCTCGAACGGCTGTATCTGCTGTGAGCGTCAGGACGACCTCGAGACCGAGGTCGCGCGTCTCGCGAGCGATCGCGAGTTCGACTACCTCGTCGTCGAGGCGTCGGGTATCAGCGAACCCGCGCCGATCGCCCGGCTGTTTACCACCGAGTCGCGCGCGGCGGCGCTGTACGAGGTCGACACGACGGTGACGGTCGTCGACGGCCGGGCCTTTCTCGAGACGGTCGATCCCGAGGAACCGCTCGAGCGCGAGACCGCGCCGGGTGCCGAGGACCGGCCGCTGTCGGACCTGCTGATCGAGCAGGTCGAGTTCTGCGACGTCGTCGTCCTCAACAAGTGCGACCTGCTCACCGAAAGCGAGTGCGAGCGCGTCGAGGCGCTGATCGGCGCGCTCCAGCCGACTGCGTCGATCGTTCGGACGACCCACAGCGAGGTCGACCCCGACGAGTTGCTCGAGACGGGACGGTTCGATCCGAACCAGGCACAGGACGCCGCGGGGTGGAAGCAGGCACTCGAGCACGAGCAGGATCACGGCGAGCACTGCGAGCACGACCACGATCACGACCATCGCAACCCCGAGGACGTCTACGGCGTCACCTCCGTATCCTACCGGCGCGAGCGCCCGTTCCATCCGGAACGGTTCCGGTCGTTTCTCGCCTCGGTGCCGCCGAACGTCGTCCGCGCGAAAGGACGGTTCTGGGTCGCCGGTCGCGAAGAACCGGTGCTCGTGTTGAACGTCGCCGGTCCGTCGATCCGCGTCGACGTGTCCGGGCGCTGGATCGCGAGTCTCCCCGAGCCACAGCGCGACCTCTACCGTGACAACCGGCCGACGGACCACTGGGACCCCGAGTGGGGCGACCGCGAGAGCAGACTGGTGTTCATCGGCACCGACGTCGCGGAGACGGGGTTGATCGAGGCGCTCGACGACTGCCTGTTGACCGACGCGGAGATGGACGACGACTGGTCGAGCTACGAGAACGAGTTCCCCGAACGGGACGGCGAGACGCTGGTCGTCGAGTGA